CCATTCACGTTGATGATGGAACCCGTCTCTTCAATGCGCTTCTTAACTGCTGGGTCAGCTACAACGACTTTCAGGGCAGCATAGTATTTATCAACGATATCCTTCGGTACGCCTGCCGGCCCTAATAGGCCGTAATACGCCATGCGGTTCACTGGCGCTAAACCCACTTCCGAGAATGTCGGAACATTTGGCAATTGCGCTAAGCGTTTAGGAGCTGCAACTACAATCGGAACTAATTTTCCATCCTTAACAAATGGCAATGTAGAGGGTAAGTTATCAAAAATCATTGAGACCTGGCCGCCAACGGTATCAGCTAGTGCTGGTCCTGCGCCGCGATATGGGATGTGCACGATGTATACGCCAGCTAGACTCTTGAACAATTCGGTTTGCAAGTGACCGATTCCACCAGTACCTGAACTTGAATAGGAGTACTTTCCAGGATTGGCTTTTAAAACAGCCATAAAGGTTTTGAAATCTTTAGCAGGAAAGGAAGGATTGACTGCGATGATATTTGGAGTTGCGGCGATATTGCTGATCGCTGTGAAATCCGTAATAGGGTCATAACCAATCTTCGGATTAATCGCAGGATTTGCAGCAGTAGTGGACACAGTAGCCATACCGATGGTGTAGCCATCCTTAGGTGCGCGCATCACTTCCAGCGCTCCGATAGAGCCGCCCCCACCCGCTTTGTTTTCGACAATGACTGGTTGACCAAGCTGGCGACCTAATGCATCGCCGACTGCACGGGCAATGATGTCCGTACTGCCACCAGGCGCAAAAGGGACAATCAAGCGAATAGGTTTAGTTGGAAAGTTTTGCGCCTGAGCATACCCAACCAAGCCTAAGGCCAAGATAGTTGTACTTAAAAATGTACGCAAATTGCTTAATGCGCGTATGTTGCCTTGCTTCATCATTCTATATTCCTACATTCCTAAAGGTTTAGGCAAGTTGCCTGCATATTTATATAACTGCTCTTCGTACTGCTTAAAAATTTCTGCAAGCGCTTGCTGCTGGCCTAATACCAGCGCTTCTGGGGTGTTATCTTTCAGCGCAATCCGTTTGGTATAACGATTGGAGCCAAGCAAGGGATTCGTTTTTCCATCATTAGTTGTAGTTAAGAAAAACTCTACGCTGACAACCGCCTCTGGCTTGACACGATAGTCGCCGTAAAACTCATTGACCGTAGCTTGTAATGTGTAATAGGGGAAAAAACTATTATTTTGACCAACAGCTACTGCAAAAATATTGGATTTATTTATCCATTCACGCTCAGCATTACCAATCATCTCTGATGGAATAGTCGAATACACGTTATAAAAGTCTTTCTCATAGCGTTGATCATTGATGCGATACACCAAAGACTTACCGTCAAATGGTGGCGCAACATTGACGGAGCCGATTTTCAACCAGTATGCGCTCTGCTGCTTTAGAGGTGCAGCAGTCCGCTGTGGCGCAACCAACCAACTAGCCGGCGTTACAGGGGCACGTGTCGGCAAAGAACATGCAGACAAAAGAACAGCTAAGATGCCAGCAAATAGATAGTTAATCATTTTGCCACTCCTGATTGAGTTTGATTTCCGTTCATAGGTAAGGTAATTTTGGCTGGGGGCTCACCCCAAATAATGCTCGATGGTGACTGGCTAGCTATTCTTGAGAACTCATTGAGTTGTTCACTGGTTTGCTTCAGGTTTTCAATAGTTAACTGCGTGTCACCCTGCATTGTTGTAACGGTTTGACGTAAGGCAACCACCGTGCCAACCAATTCGCGCATTAAGACATTGAGCTCATCTTTATCTGTCACTTTAGCAATACGCTCCAAAATAACATTCAAGTCTTTAACAGAATTAATCAGGCCTTGATTATTCTTTCCATCACCGGCCATCAAGATATTCAGATTGCCTAATAGTTGATCAAACTTTTGCTGAGTGCCGTCAATATTAAGTTGATTCATGCCATCAATCAGCTTTTGAATTCCAGAGATGATTTCATCAGCTTGATTAGGAAGCGCAGGGATTACGGGATACTCCGGCTTCCAGCTATAAGGCAATTCTGGGTTTTCGCTAGCAGTCTTAGGCAAAAAATCGAACTCAACGTAGTTCACACCAGTGATACCCATAGATTTAACACGAGCACGTAATCCTTTTTTGACAAAATCCTGAATCTGATTAACGTCGACGTTTTCTCCAAAAATCTGCATTCTGACTACAACGTATTGACGACGTTCGTTGTAGGGTATGTCTTTTTCATAGATATCGCCTGTGAGTCCAATAAAACTGACTTGCCCGATCTTGACACCCCGAAAGCGGACGGCAGCGCCAACATCTAGGCCAGTAACGGATTGCTTGATATAGGTCTCAACATAAAAGGATTTCTTAAATAATTGCCCAGAACCAAAAATCAAGATTACCGAAATCAATACGGCAATCGCGGCAATAACGAATACGCCGAGACGAAAATAGTTAGGGTTTGAGTTATTACTCATGCTGCGTCCTTAGTCGTAATGCGATTAAAGAATTGATGTACGCGAGGATCGGTGCTGGTATCGCGCAATACCTTGGGATCACCTTCGGCAATAATGCCTTTGGCGCCCTTATCTAACATGATGACCTTATCGGCAATCGCATAAATACTGGCAAGCTCATGCGACACAATCACAAATGTAATACCTAAATTTTTGGATAAGTCCATGATGGTTTGATCTAGATCTGCCGATGTAATCGGGTCTAGGCCGGCAGAAGGCTCATCCAAAAATAAGATTTTGGGGTCTAGAGCCATTGCTCTGGCAATAGCGGCTCGCTTTTGCATACCGCCGCTAATCTCACTAGGCATATAGGATTCGTAAGGAAGCAATCCAACAAGATCGAGTTTGCAACGTGCCAGCAAATTC
This DNA window, taken from Polynucleobacter sp. MWH-UH25E, encodes the following:
- a CDS encoding tripartite tricarboxylate transporter substrate binding protein BugE → MKQGNIRALSNLRTFLSTTILALGLVGYAQAQNFPTKPIRLIVPFAPGGSTDIIARAVGDALGRQLGQPVIVENKAGGGGSIGALEVMRAPKDGYTIGMATVSTTAANPAINPKIGYDPITDFTAISNIAATPNIIAVNPSFPAKDFKTFMAVLKANPGKYSYSSSGTGGIGHLQTELFKSLAGVYIVHIPYRGAGPALADTVGGQVSMIFDNLPSTLPFVKDGKLVPIVVAAPKRLAQLPNVPTFSEVGLAPVNRMAYYGLLGPAGVPKDIVDKYYAALKVVVADPAVKKRIEETGSIINVNGPEAFSKEIKAEYVVYKEVVAKQKLALD
- a CDS encoding ABC transporter ATP-binding protein, which codes for MDTPATNLNTVSTPYAIDVQNLTVGYGSNVLMKDLNFTVNNGEIFVILGGSGCGKSSLLKNLFGLYQPLAGDVLIEGQNITKAQGAERQKIMTSFGVMYQQGALFGSMNLLDNVTLFMQEYTQLTQDQMNLLARCKLDLVGLLPYESYMPSEISGGMQKRAAIARAMALDPKILFLDEPSAGLDPITSADLDQTIMDLSKNLGITFVIVSHELASIYAIADKVIMLDKGAKGIIAEGDPKVLRDTSTDPRVHQFFNRITTKDAA
- a CDS encoding membrane integrity-associated transporter subunit PqiC translates to MINYLFAGILAVLLSACSLPTRAPVTPASWLVAPQRTAAPLKQQSAYWLKIGSVNVAPPFDGKSLVYRINDQRYEKDFYNVYSTIPSEMIGNAEREWINKSNIFAVAVGQNNSFFPYYTLQATVNEFYGDYRVKPEAVVSVEFFLTTTNDGKTNPLLGSNRYTKRIALKDNTPEALVLGQQQALAEIFKQYEEQLYKYAGNLPKPLGM
- a CDS encoding MlaD family protein: MSNNSNPNYFRLGVFVIAAIAVLISVILIFGSGQLFKKSFYVETYIKQSVTGLDVGAAVRFRGVKIGQVSFIGLTGDIYEKDIPYNERRQYVVVRMQIFGENVDVNQIQDFVKKGLRARVKSMGITGVNYVEFDFLPKTASENPELPYSWKPEYPVIPALPNQADEIISGIQKLIDGMNQLNIDGTQQKFDQLLGNLNILMAGDGKNNQGLINSVKDLNVILERIAKVTDKDELNVLMRELVGTVVALRQTVTTMQGDTQLTIENLKQTSEQLNEFSRIASQSPSSIIWGEPPAKITLPMNGNQTQSGVAK